In Corvus moneduloides isolate bCorMon1 chromosome 3, bCorMon1.pri, whole genome shotgun sequence, one DNA window encodes the following:
- the POLR3F gene encoding DNA-directed RNA polymerase III subunit RPC6, with protein MAEVKVKPEVPDPMDIESRIIELCHQFPHGITDQVIQNDMPHMEAQQRAVAINRLLSMGQLDLLRSSAGLLYRIKDSQNASKMKGSDNQEKLVYQIIEDAGNKGIWSRDIRYKSNLPLTEINKILKNLESKKLIKAVKSVAASKKKVYMLYNLQPDRSVTGGAWYSDQDFESEFVEVLNQQCFKFLQSKAEAARDSKQNPMIQRNSSFASSHEVWKYICELGISKVELSMEDIETILNTLIYDGKVEMTIIAAKEGTVGSVDGQMKLYRAVSPLIQPTGLVRTPCGLCPVFDDCHEGGEISPSNCIYMTEWLEF; from the exons ATGGCGGAGGTGAAGGTGAAGCCGGAGGTCCCCGACCCCATGGACATCGAGAGCAG GATTATTGAGCTGTGCCACCAGTTCCCACATGGCATCACAGACCAGGTGATCCAGAATGACATGCCTCACATGGAAGCCCAGCAGAGAGCTGTGGCCATCAACAGGCTGCTCTCCATG GGGCAGCTGGATCTTCTGAGGAGCAGTGCAGGTCTCCTATACAGAATCAAAGATTCCCAAAATGCAAG taaaatgaaaGGCTCTGACAATCAAGAGAAGCTGGTTTACCAAATCATAGAGGATGCAGGCAACAAAG GTATTTGGAGCAGAGACATTAGATACAAAAGTAATCTGCCTTTAACAGAGATTAACAAGATACTGAAAAACTTGGAAAGCAAGAAACTAATTAAAGCAGTTAAATCTGTGGCA GCATCCAAGAAGAAGGTCTATATGCTGTACAACCTGCAGCCCGACCGCTCTGTCACTGGTGGGGCCTGGTACAGCGACCAGGACTTCGAGTCTGAATTTGTGGAGGTGTTAAATCAACAGTGTTTTAAGTTTCTGCAGAGTAAG gcagaggcagctcGAGACAGCAAACAGAACCCCATGATACAGAGGAACAGCTCGTTTGCCTCATCTCACGAGGTGTGGAAATACATCTGTGAACTGGGCATCAGTAAG GTAGAGTTGTCAATGGAAGACATTGAGACCATTTTGAATACTCTGATCTATGATGGCAAAGTGGAGATGACCATTATTGCTGCCAAGGAGGGGACAGTGGGCAGTGTGGATGGGCAGATGAAGCTGTACAGAGCCGTCAGTCCTCTCATCCAGCCCACGGGATTAGTCAGGACGCCCTGTGGACTCTGCCCT gtttttgaTGATTGTCACGAAGGTGGTGAGATTTCTCCATCAAACTGTATTTACATGACAGAGTGGTTGGAGTTctaa